One Lysinibacillus sp. OF-1 DNA segment encodes these proteins:
- a CDS encoding AraC family transcriptional regulator, with translation MNLAPLYIRLQHYERFQVDQIMLASSYNEGIKDNEINVCVLLIALSHGIRLYVDKMAIDLRQGSCILILPTQSYTVESSNKEAQLAHFTFETFKVEGMTLNQVAHPPLLCGYPYNLLFSQVKQVLGNEAWIDNQLCSSLSTSEMAMMQGRLQQILAMMVQLDEQANELLNEEKIQLVQKTVQYIEQHYDEDLTVEQLANMAGMVRWQYSQKFKTLTGKKPTDYVAHLRINQAKELLRNTTDPLSKIARQIGFKDEYYFSRCFHKLTGNTPREYANIHLHTPERTVIDSLGRRVLVPTSATRIVTDGKFTLGELLVLGIPPIGAAISIMRDNVVYHNKLRNIHSIGDWADPDKIAQLQPEFILLSYYPQDLQELDALAPTVVLDKKFRLFERLRYIAKLVERSKAAEKWITTYEDKVRMVRRQLVDAYVAGETATVYLKLGVKFYVMCQTGLAASLYESLGFRPTPKVMHLIEQGQAWIEIQQHQINHYAGERNFILASPQELQTITQCPQIVTLAKLTPGKTHFVDFTWNHCDPITRERLLDVLPSIFKKNII, from the coding sequence ATGAATCTAGCACCCCTATATATTAGGCTACAACATTATGAACGATTTCAAGTTGATCAAATAATGCTAGCTAGTAGCTACAATGAGGGAATAAAGGATAATGAAATAAATGTATGCGTATTATTAATAGCACTGAGTCATGGCATACGGCTGTATGTAGACAAAATGGCTATTGATCTACGACAAGGAAGCTGCATTCTAATTTTACCTACACAAAGCTACACTGTAGAATCAAGTAACAAAGAGGCACAGCTGGCACACTTTACCTTTGAAACTTTTAAAGTGGAAGGGATGACGTTGAATCAGGTTGCCCACCCACCCCTACTTTGTGGTTATCCCTATAATCTGTTATTTTCTCAAGTCAAGCAAGTATTAGGAAATGAAGCATGGATAGATAATCAGCTTTGTTCCTCTCTATCCACATCAGAAATGGCGATGATGCAAGGTAGACTTCAGCAGATACTAGCTATGATGGTCCAGTTAGATGAGCAAGCTAACGAGTTGTTGAATGAAGAAAAGATACAATTGGTTCAAAAAACTGTACAGTACATAGAACAGCACTATGATGAGGACTTGACAGTAGAACAACTGGCTAACATGGCTGGAATGGTGAGATGGCAATATAGTCAAAAGTTTAAAACGTTGACTGGCAAAAAGCCGACTGATTATGTGGCTCATTTACGTATAAATCAGGCAAAAGAACTTCTACGTAATACGACCGATCCATTGAGCAAAATAGCTCGACAAATTGGTTTTAAAGATGAATACTATTTCAGTCGGTGCTTTCATAAATTAACTGGAAACACCCCACGTGAATATGCAAACATTCATCTTCATACGCCAGAAAGAACAGTTATTGATTCACTGGGTAGAAGGGTTCTTGTTCCTACAAGTGCAACACGTATTGTGACTGATGGAAAATTTACACTTGGGGAATTACTCGTTCTAGGCATACCCCCTATAGGAGCAGCCATCTCCATCATGAGAGATAACGTGGTTTATCACAATAAATTGCGAAATATTCATAGTATCGGGGATTGGGCAGATCCAGATAAAATAGCACAGCTGCAACCAGAGTTCATATTGCTTAGCTATTATCCGCAAGACTTGCAGGAACTGGATGCGCTTGCTCCAACTGTTGTACTGGACAAGAAGTTTAGATTGTTTGAGCGGTTACGATATATCGCTAAACTAGTTGAGCGGAGTAAAGCGGCGGAGAAGTGGATTACTACATATGAGGACAAAGTAAGAATGGTACGTAGGCAATTAGTGGATGCTTATGTTGCTGGAGAGACGGCTACGGTTTATCTCAAGCTTGGTGTAAAATTTTACGTTATGTGTCAGACCGGATTGGCTGCTAGCTTGTATGAATCACTTGGCTTCCGTCCCACTCCCAAAGTAATGCACCTAATTGAGCAAGGGCAAGCATGGATAGAAATCCAGCAGCATCAAATAAATCACTATGCTGGAGAACGTAATTTTATCTTGGCTTCTCCTCAAGAACTACAAACGATTACTCAATGTCCACAGATTGTCA
- a CDS encoding ABC transporter substrate-binding protein — translation MKKLLRKQFILWGGSFLLLLLMLSACSNSNGSASDAQGKENGKTAQSDVQAEESETTVQYTTITGEQVEIPADPKRVVYIGQTTGDFLAMDIPLVGNNLPQDPASYYGDKLEGIVDIGNPANLETILTLKPDLIINGYYKSDPNLNEELSKIATTIPFNPALPYTERVKEMGNISGKQEEVGKMIAKFETQSKEMFDKLQLAKGETATVFYQLGKILYVMGDRNFGAIIYGENGFAVPPVVQKNIIDVEGVSFLEVSEEVLPEFAGDHLFVIVQEDGESEAEADRLLQSPIWGTLPAVKKGNVYVVPNEWNTDNLLALEQLYKKLPEWMHKQ, via the coding sequence GTGAAAAAGCTTCTACGAAAGCAATTTATACTATGGGGAGGGAGTTTCCTTCTGTTGCTGTTGATGCTATCGGCATGCAGTAATTCTAATGGCAGTGCGTCTGATGCGCAGGGTAAGGAAAATGGGAAAACAGCTCAATCTGATGTGCAAGCAGAGGAAAGTGAGACAACGGTTCAATATACAACGATTACAGGCGAACAAGTTGAAATACCTGCAGATCCAAAACGAGTAGTTTATATTGGTCAGACGACGGGTGATTTCTTGGCGATGGATATTCCCCTTGTTGGTAATAATCTTCCTCAAGATCCTGCAAGTTACTATGGAGATAAACTTGAAGGCATCGTTGATATTGGAAATCCTGCTAACTTAGAGACGATTCTGACTTTAAAACCTGATCTGATTATTAATGGTTATTACAAGTCCGATCCAAATCTTAACGAGGAATTGTCAAAAATCGCAACGACTATTCCCTTTAACCCAGCTCTTCCTTATACAGAACGTGTAAAGGAGATGGGCAATATCTCGGGTAAACAGGAAGAAGTGGGTAAAATGATTGCTAAGTTTGAAACGCAATCTAAAGAAATGTTTGATAAGCTTCAATTAGCAAAAGGGGAGACCGCAACGGTATTCTACCAGTTAGGTAAAATACTTTATGTTATGGGCGATCGTAACTTTGGCGCCATTATATATGGAGAAAACGGTTTTGCCGTCCCACCAGTTGTACAGAAGAATATTATTGATGTAGAAGGGGTATCTTTCCTTGAGGTTTCCGAAGAGGTGCTTCCAGAGTTTGCTGGTGATCATTTGTTTGTCATTGTACAAGAGGATGGTGAAAGTGAAGCAGAGGCGGATCGACTACTACAAAGCCCAATATGGGGAACTTTACCTGCAGTCAAAAAGGGAAATGTTTATGTTGTTCCTAATGAATGGAATACAGATAATTTATTAGCTTTGGAGCAATTGTATAAAAAGTTACCAGAATGGATGCACAAACAGTAA
- a CDS encoding VOC family protein yields the protein MKIRKIDHVGIIVNDLPAAKAFFLEFGLEMLGEGKVEGEWVKRMERIIGLQDVKEETAIWRLSDSDANLEIVMLRTPDGDTNIELVKFNAPTNEIGIRHPLANTLGIQHIAFAVEDIEALVTKLTKKGAELIGEISNYENAYKLCYVRGPEGIILELAEEIK from the coding sequence ATGAAAATCCGTAAGATCGATCATGTGGGGATAATCGTCAATGATCTTCCAGCAGCAAAAGCATTTTTCCTTGAATTTGGCCTTGAGATGCTAGGGGAAGGAAAAGTGGAGGGTGAGTGGGTAAAGAGGATGGAGCGGATAATAGGGCTTCAAGACGTTAAAGAGGAAACGGCAATATGGCGACTATCGGATAGTGACGCAAATTTAGAAATAGTAATGTTGCGAACGCCAGATGGTGATACAAATATTGAACTAGTAAAATTTAACGCGCCAACAAATGAAATAGGGATACGGCATCCTTTAGCAAATACGCTGGGTATCCAGCATATTGCCTTTGCTGTTGAAGATATTGAAGCCCTTGTTACCAAATTGACAAAGAAAGGCGCAGAACTAATTGGTGAGATATCTAACTATGAAAATGCTTATAAATTATGCTACGTTCGCGGACCAGAAGGAATTATTTTGGAGCTGGCTGAGGAAATTAAATAG